The genomic interval TTTGGATTGGAGCTATCACCAGAGAAGACCCGGTTAATACGATTCAGTCGTTTCCATCCCGGTGGAAAACGGCGGATCTGTTTTTGGGCTTTGAACTGTACTGGGGGCATGATCGCCAAAGGCGACCTCGCCTACACCGGAGAACGGCAAAGAAGAAGTTGGTGCAGGCGGTCAAAGGGATGGGGAGTGGATTAAGCAGTTTCGCCACCTCCCACTGGCTGACTTCCGCATTGCACTGAATCGCCGCCTCCGGGGGCACTATCAATACTTTGGATTGATAGGTAACAGTCGGCAGGTATGGCTTTACTACAAGGAAGTGATCGAACGTGTTTATAAGTGGCTGAACAGGCGAAGCCAAAGACGGAGCTACACTTGGGTGGGGTTAAATGAGATGCTGAGGCAACAGGGAATCCTGAAGCCGGAA from Candidatus Sedimenticola sp. (ex Thyasira tokunagai) carries:
- a CDS encoding reverse transcriptase domain-containing protein, producing the protein MVPGKVPGREAKPKGEALLVRYADDFVCAFRYREDAERFYRTLPKRLGKFGLELSPEKTRLIRFSRFHPGGKRRICFWALNCTGGMIAKGDLAYTGERQRRSWCRRSKGWGVD